From Helicoverpa armigera isolate CAAS_96S chromosome 29, ASM3070526v1, whole genome shotgun sequence, the proteins below share one genomic window:
- the LOC110381176 gene encoding uncharacterized protein LOC110381176, giving the protein MAGTWEFEFYYYPNMSEFQPEKAKIPHYGTNYSSSECRTVVEILNATKPVPSDDKYMIIGAVAGVSVLIILAQTAYIAVLKAKARSLNAHKHISKITPETDEHETARYCANPVPKALKIAAPRDDDDDDDEAIYEAPNIDLNGRIGLQVPQPPAVNTIPRTPRTDHKIRVGPPTMLPPGLKENQQPTLPRGRSNDREANLANRPPLPLPNQPQEVYEEMESEDVYEPPPVNPMPPRLPKPPKKVPTGKLLDVKENTLKLKPVNKPPVTPKPGRPRSIVNSPGNELEQVLKRRNNAVEQHTTTPKTNELEQALRRRNNDMQTSELEAAMRRRNNVAPVPVTTIPEPSRLKPSSRPPPRSRTAEQSKPRSPPVPQPMQEEIYFNENRDSSDEEWNYEPLKPYTNYDPNIYNI; this is encoded by the exons ATGGCTGGTACATGGGAATTTGAATTCTATTACTATCCAAATATGTCTGAATTTCAACCAGAAAAGGCGAAAATTCCACACTACGGAACGAACTATTCTTCAAGTGAATGCAGAACTGTTGTGGAAATTCTTAATGCCACAAAACcag TACCGTCAGATGACAAGTATATGATAATAGGCGCTGTAGCGGGAGTGTCCGTACTCATAATATTAGCTCAAACAGCTTACATCGCCGTATTGAAAGCAAAAG CTCGAAGTTTGAATGCCCATAAACATATATCTAAGATAACACCGGAAACTGATGAACATGAAACAG CACGCTACTGCGCGAACCCAGTTCCAAAGGCTTTGAAGATCGCGGCTCCgagggatgatgatgatgatgacgatgaagcCATTTACGAAGCTCCTAATATTGACTTGAATG GACGCATTGGTTTGCAAGTACCCCAGCCTCCAGCTGTTAACACAATACCtc gtACTCCAAGAACAGACCACAAGATCAGAGTTGGTCCTCCAACGATGCTACCACCAGGTCTGAAAGAGAACCAACAGCCTACCCTCCCAAGAGGGAGATCAAACG ATCGAGAAGCGAATTTGGCGAACCGGCCACCTCTGCCATTGCCCAACCAACCTCAAGAAGTGTATGAgg AAATGGAATCTGAGGATGTCTACGAACCACCTCCTGTGAACCCCATGCCac CAAGACTACCCAAACCTCCAAAGAAGGTGCCTACAGGCAAACTCCTGGACGTGAAGGAAAATACGTTGAAGCTCAAACCCGTGAACAAGCCTCCGGTCACCCCCAAGCCTGGGAGACCAAGATCCA TTGTGAATTCTCCGGGAAATGAACTGGAACAAGTtctaaaaagaagaaacaaCGCAGTGG AACAACATACTACTACTCCTAAAACCAATGAATTGGAACAAGCTCTACGGAGAAGAAATAACG ATATGCAGACTTCTGAGTTAGAAGCAGCAATGAGAAGGAGAAACAATG TTGCGCCAGTCCCAGTAACAACTATTCCCGAGCCTTCTCGATTGAAGCCCAGTTCCA GACCACCTCCTCGAAGCCGAACAGCCGAGCAGTCGAAGCCTAGAAGTCCACCAGTGCCTCAACCAATGCAAGAAG